The following proteins are co-located in the Sporosarcina pasteurii genome:
- a CDS encoding pyridoxal phosphate-dependent aminotransferase produces MKLSNRLKDLPPHFFSSLVQNVEQAVSEGRDVINLGRGNPDKPTPSHIVEALQKAVEDPMTHGYAPFRGTTELKEAVANFYKREYEVDLNPETEVAILFGSKTGLVELPLAIMNPDELLLLPDPGYPDYLSAVSLSDIQYETIPLLAENDFLPDYEMLSNQQKRHATLMYLNYPSNPTSATATLPFFEETVAFAKENGISIMHDFAYGGIGFDGEKPISFLQTEGAKDVGIEMYTMSKTFNMAGWRIAFAVGNADIIEAINLLQDHLFINPFPAVQRAAAVALNGDQHCVDELVSLYERRRDVFITECQRIGWHVEAPKASFFAWMPVPHGYTSESFTKLLLDEADIAVAPGHAFGKSGEGYIRVGLLEEEDRLVEAVKRIEKLGIFNT; encoded by the coding sequence ATGAAACTTTCAAATCGATTAAAAGATCTGCCACCACACTTTTTCTCATCACTTGTCCAAAATGTCGAACAGGCTGTTTCGGAAGGACGAGATGTGATTAATTTAGGAAGAGGAAATCCCGACAAACCAACCCCTTCACATATCGTCGAAGCGTTGCAAAAAGCTGTAGAGGATCCAATGACCCATGGGTACGCACCATTTCGCGGGACAACGGAATTAAAAGAGGCTGTAGCAAACTTTTATAAACGAGAATATGAGGTTGACCTAAATCCTGAAACTGAAGTTGCAATTTTGTTCGGCTCTAAAACTGGACTTGTCGAATTGCCACTTGCCATTATGAATCCTGATGAATTACTTTTACTACCAGACCCTGGTTATCCCGACTATTTATCAGCCGTTAGTTTATCAGATATCCAATACGAAACAATCCCACTCCTCGCTGAAAATGATTTTTTACCTGATTATGAGATGCTCTCAAATCAACAAAAAAGACATGCGACGTTAATGTACTTGAACTATCCGAGCAATCCTACAAGTGCGACGGCGACTCTTCCATTTTTTGAAGAGACCGTTGCCTTTGCAAAAGAAAATGGTATTTCAATTATGCATGACTTTGCTTATGGCGGGATTGGGTTTGACGGAGAGAAACCAATTAGCTTCCTCCAAACTGAAGGTGCAAAAGACGTGGGGATTGAAATGTATACAATGTCTAAAACCTTTAATATGGCAGGCTGGAGGATCGCTTTTGCAGTGGGCAATGCAGACATCATTGAGGCAATTAATTTATTACAAGACCATTTATTCATTAACCCATTCCCGGCAGTACAGCGGGCTGCTGCAGTTGCGTTAAATGGTGACCAACATTGCGTAGACGAACTTGTTTCACTTTATGAAAGAAGGCGCGATGTATTTATCACCGAGTGCCAAAGAATTGGTTGGCATGTAGAAGCGCCTAAAGCCTCTTTCTTCGCCTGGATGCCCGTTCCTCATGGGTATACGAGCGAATCCTTTACGAAACTGTTATTAGACGAAGCTGACATCGCCGTAGCGCCTGGGCATGCCTTCGGTAAGTCAGGTGAAGGGTATATTCGTGTTGGCTTATTAGAAGAAGAGGATCGTTTAGTAGAAGCCGTTAAACGTATTGAAAAGCTTGGAATCTTCAATACGTGA
- the pdxS gene encoding pyridoxal 5'-phosphate synthase lyase subunit PdxS produces MDMKYGGVIMDVINGEQAKVAEAAGAIAVMALERVPSDIRAAGGVARMADPRIVEEVQAAVSIPVMAKARIGHISEARLLEAMKVDYIDESEVLSPADDEFHLLKSDYEVPFVCGARDLGEAARRIGEGAKMLRTKGEPGTGNIVEAVRHLRKVNAQVTKLIHMDEAEIMTEARILGAPYEVLLAIKRAGRLPVTNYAAGGVATPADAALMMELGADGVFVGSGIFKSENPEKFARAIVKATANYRDYDLLIELSKDLGTPMKGIEMSALAESERMAARSL; encoded by the coding sequence ATGGATATGAAATATGGCGGCGTAATTATGGATGTAATTAATGGGGAGCAAGCAAAAGTAGCGGAGGCGGCAGGTGCAATAGCGGTTATGGCACTTGAACGCGTTCCGTCTGATATCAGAGCGGCTGGTGGGGTGGCACGAATGGCAGACCCACGTATTGTTGAAGAAGTACAAGCAGCTGTGTCAATTCCAGTGATGGCAAAGGCAAGAATTGGTCATATCTCGGAAGCCCGCTTGCTAGAAGCGATGAAGGTGGATTATATTGACGAAAGTGAAGTGTTATCTCCAGCAGATGATGAATTCCACTTATTAAAGAGCGACTATGAAGTGCCATTTGTTTGTGGAGCACGTGATTTAGGAGAAGCAGCGAGAAGAATTGGTGAAGGTGCAAAAATGCTGCGCACAAAAGGAGAACCAGGGACGGGCAATATTGTGGAAGCAGTTCGTCACTTACGAAAAGTGAATGCGCAAGTAACTAAACTCATTCATATGGATGAAGCAGAAATTATGACAGAAGCACGTATTCTAGGGGCACCCTATGAAGTTTTATTAGCGATTAAGAGAGCGGGTCGCTTACCAGTGACAAATTATGCAGCAGGCGGCGTAGCAACACCGGCAGATGCAGCGTTAATGATGGAACTAGGTGCGGACGGTGTATTCGTTGGTTCTGGAATTTTCAAATCAGAAAACCCTGAAAAGTTCGCGCGTGCAATCGTGAAAGCAACTGCAAATTATAGAGACTATGATTTGTTAATTGAACTCTCAAAGGATCTAGGAACGCCGATGAAAGGGATTGAAATGTCGGCGCTTGCTGAAAGTGAACGAATGGCAGCGCGTAGCTTATAA
- a CDS encoding deoxynucleoside kinase, with protein sequence MTIPFIAVEGPIGVGKTTLSRSIAESQNFQLLKEIVEENPFLSKFYDDIEAWSFQTEMFFLCNRYKQLSDIKKEILSSNTPVVADYHVFKNLIFAKRTLEQNEYEKYEEIYKILTRDMPAPNIIVYLYASQETLMKRIALRGREFEKNMDPAYLTQLANDYEMFINIFEEANPHIPVLRFNGDHLDFVNKKEDMEYVLTSIVEVIQGVQER encoded by the coding sequence ATGACTATTCCGTTTATAGCAGTTGAAGGGCCAATTGGCGTTGGTAAAACGACGCTTTCTAGGTCGATAGCGGAATCACAGAATTTCCAGTTGCTAAAAGAGATAGTTGAAGAAAACCCATTTTTGTCGAAGTTTTATGATGATATTGAAGCATGGAGCTTTCAGACAGAAATGTTTTTTCTATGTAATCGATATAAGCAATTGAGTGATATAAAAAAAGAAATACTTTCGAGTAATACACCAGTCGTTGCAGACTATCATGTGTTTAAAAACCTAATTTTTGCGAAGAGAACACTTGAGCAAAATGAATACGAGAAATACGAAGAAATCTATAAGATTTTAACGCGAGATATGCCTGCACCGAATATAATCGTTTATTTATATGCAAGTCAAGAAACACTGATGAAGCGCATCGCATTACGTGGGCGCGAATTTGAAAAAAATATGGATCCTGCATACTTAACTCAATTAGCAAATGACTATGAAATGTTTATTAATATATTTGAGGAAGCCAATCCACATATACCCGTGCTTAGATTTAATGGGGATCATTTGGACTTCGTGAATAAAAAAGAAGACATGGAATATGTGTTAACGAGTATTGTAGAAGTGATTCAAGGAGTGCAAGAAAGATGA
- a CDS encoding NUDIX domain-containing protein, with product MEWIKVFDENFQWIGEDTRENVHQQGKWHETFHCWFVDRQFIYVQKRSDAKSDFPSLFDITAAGHLEATEKVEDGVREIEEELGVNVQFSRLTSVGVVRDIIKLPGFCDYEFAHVFIYVSSFEPTDFILQEGEVDSIHEIEKEDFIRLCSQEVNKVKCRNIMLDTVTEIGLDDFVPHHSSYFEAIAKKLAFV from the coding sequence ATGGAATGGATAAAAGTTTTTGATGAAAATTTCCAATGGATTGGTGAAGATACAAGAGAGAATGTTCACCAACAAGGAAAATGGCATGAGACGTTTCATTGTTGGTTTGTAGATAGACAATTTATTTACGTTCAAAAAAGAAGTGACGCTAAAAGTGACTTCCCATCTTTATTTGATATAACCGCGGCTGGACATTTAGAGGCGACAGAGAAAGTGGAAGATGGAGTTCGTGAAATTGAGGAAGAACTTGGCGTAAATGTCCAGTTTTCTCGATTAACTTCGGTTGGCGTCGTTCGCGATATAATTAAACTTCCGGGTTTTTGTGACTATGAGTTTGCGCATGTGTTTATATATGTTTCTTCATTTGAGCCAACTGACTTTATCTTACAAGAAGGGGAAGTGGATAGCATTCATGAAATAGAAAAAGAAGATTTCATTCGGCTATGCTCACAAGAAGTGAATAAAGTTAAGTGCCGTAACATAATGTTGGATACTGTTACAGAGATAGGATTGGACGATTTTGTTCCGCACCATTCAAGTTATTTTGAAGCGATTGCTAAAAAGTTAGCTTTTGTATAA
- the guaB gene encoding IMP dehydrogenase, producing the protein MWESKFAREGLTFDDVLLVPGPSDVLPKDVSLSVKLTDKIQLSIPIISAGMDTVTEARMAISMARQGGLGIIHKNMSIEEQAEQVVTVKRSENGVITNPFYLTPKHQVFDAEHLMGRYRISGVPIVNNEEELKLVGIITNRDMRFIEDYSLSISDVMTKDNLVTAPVGTTLADAEKILQQYKIEKLPIVDEEGILNGLITIKDIEKVIEFPNAAKDSQGRLLVGAAVGVTTDTMIRVEKLVKAEVDVIVIDTAHGHSKGVLDTVKQIREAYPELDIIAGNIATAEAAKALYEAGADVVKVGIGPGSICTTRVVAGVGVPQITAIYECASVARELGKTMIADGGVKYSGDIMKALAAGGHAVMLGSLLAGTSESPGETELFQGRRFKVYRGMGSVGAMEKGSKDRYFQDDAKKLVPEGIEGRLPYKGNLSDTIHQLVGGIRSGMGYCGTKDLHDLRENAQFIRMTGAGLRESHPHQVQITKEAPNYTLS; encoded by the coding sequence ATGTGGGAGTCAAAATTTGCTCGTGAAGGACTTACTTTCGATGATGTATTACTCGTACCAGGGCCTTCTGATGTATTACCAAAAGACGTATCTTTATCGGTGAAATTGACGGATAAAATTCAATTAAGTATTCCAATTATTAGTGCTGGAATGGATACTGTTACGGAAGCAAGAATGGCAATTTCAATGGCACGTCAAGGTGGGCTTGGGATTATTCATAAAAATATGAGTATTGAAGAGCAGGCTGAACAAGTTGTTACTGTAAAACGATCAGAAAATGGTGTTATTACAAATCCTTTCTATTTAACCCCTAAACATCAAGTGTTCGATGCGGAACATCTGATGGGAAGATACCGAATTTCTGGTGTTCCCATTGTAAACAATGAAGAAGAATTGAAGCTTGTTGGGATTATTACGAATAGAGATATGCGCTTTATCGAAGATTACTCACTCTCTATTTCGGATGTTATGACGAAAGATAATTTAGTGACAGCACCTGTTGGAACAACATTGGCGGATGCAGAGAAGATTTTACAACAGTATAAAATCGAAAAATTACCGATTGTTGATGAAGAAGGTATTCTGAATGGTTTAATTACCATTAAAGACATTGAAAAAGTGATTGAGTTTCCTAATGCCGCGAAAGATTCACAAGGAAGACTTCTTGTAGGCGCGGCTGTAGGTGTAACTACGGACACGATGATACGTGTTGAGAAGCTTGTCAAAGCGGAAGTTGACGTTATTGTAATTGATACAGCACATGGACACTCTAAAGGGGTGCTAGACACCGTTAAACAAATTCGTGAGGCTTATCCTGAATTGGATATCATCGCTGGGAATATTGCTACTGCAGAAGCGGCAAAAGCATTATATGAAGCCGGTGCTGATGTCGTAAAAGTTGGTATTGGTCCAGGTTCAATTTGTACGACTCGAGTTGTTGCAGGAGTAGGTGTACCACAAATTACAGCAATTTATGAATGTGCATCGGTTGCACGTGAATTAGGAAAGACAATGATTGCTGATGGTGGAGTTAAATATTCCGGTGACATCATGAAGGCCTTAGCAGCGGGTGGACATGCTGTAATGCTTGGAAGTTTGCTTGCTGGGACATCGGAAAGTCCTGGTGAAACTGAGTTATTCCAAGGACGTCGCTTTAAAGTTTACCGCGGAATGGGTTCTGTTGGTGCGATGGAAAAAGGTTCTAAAGACCGTTATTTCCAAGACGATGCGAAAAAGCTTGTTCCTGAAGGTATTGAGGGACGTCTTCCATACAAGGGGAATCTTTCAGATACAATTCATCAGTTAGTTGGTGGAATTCGTTCAGGTATGGGGTATTGTGGAACAAAAGATCTACACGACTTACGTGAAAATGCTCAGTTTATCCGTATGACGGGTGCGGGATTACGAGAGAGTCATCCTCATCAAGTACAAATCACAAAAGAAGCACCAAACTATACACTTTCATAA
- a CDS encoding HD-GYP domain-containing protein, protein MNDSVVELHNLRPGLTIGEDIYVNTHFPIVKKDTDLTIEHIEVLRVFNVKKVKVIELNRVNSVQIEVENSRHEELNAQNLVSNEGHVPIPLQTSYLEAVNKFKKEYVKWKAGTKLDIANVRAFIVPLLKQIDGSETNLIFLSDFFDTNDYLYHHSIAVGLIAFSIGRKLNFSLGESLQLGLAGTLIDSGMAKIESSINVKSTVLSEMEYSEVKKHPIYSYQMVKDSPLIRTEMKLAILQHHERLDGSGYPRGDKQKNVLLHSQILALADVYHAMTSDRYYRSKESPFKVLQFLREEEFGKFDINLIDTLYHVIGKLSLGTEVKLSNGIKGVVIFIHQDAPFRPIVKLYDNESTLDLTKQRDITINTIF, encoded by the coding sequence TAGAATTACATAACTTACGTCCGGGTCTAACGATTGGTGAGGATATATATGTGAATACTCACTTTCCTATTGTTAAGAAAGATACGGATTTAACAATTGAACATATCGAAGTTCTAAGAGTGTTCAATGTTAAAAAAGTGAAAGTAATAGAGTTAAATCGGGTGAATTCAGTTCAGATTGAGGTAGAGAATAGTAGACATGAAGAACTTAACGCTCAAAATCTTGTTTCAAATGAAGGGCATGTGCCTATACCTCTTCAAACAAGTTATTTAGAGGCTGTAAATAAATTTAAAAAAGAATATGTCAAATGGAAAGCGGGGACCAAACTTGATATAGCGAATGTACGCGCTTTTATTGTTCCCTTGCTAAAACAGATTGACGGTAGCGAAACGAACCTCATTTTTTTAAGTGATTTTTTTGATACAAACGACTATTTATATCATCACTCAATTGCTGTTGGATTAATTGCTTTTTCAATTGGAAGGAAGTTGAATTTTTCATTAGGAGAATCTTTACAATTGGGCTTGGCAGGGACACTTATTGATAGTGGAATGGCTAAAATTGAGTCATCTATCAATGTAAAATCAACTGTTTTATCCGAAATGGAATATAGTGAGGTTAAAAAACATCCAATATATAGCTATCAAATGGTAAAAGACTCACCTTTAATAAGAACAGAAATGAAACTCGCAATCCTCCAACACCATGAAAGGCTGGATGGGAGCGGCTATCCTAGAGGGGATAAACAAAAAAATGTTCTACTACATTCTCAGATTTTAGCGTTAGCTGATGTATACCATGCAATGACTTCCGATAGATATTACCGTTCAAAGGAATCACCGTTCAAGGTTTTGCAATTTTTAAGAGAAGAAGAGTTTGGGAAATTCGATATCAACCTGATTGATACTTTATATCATGTCATTGGAAAACTTTCTTTAGGTACCGAAGTAAAACTATCTAACGGTATCAAAGGTGTTGTGATCTTTATTCATCAAGATGCCCCTTTCCGTCCAATCGTAAAGTTATATGATAATGAATCGACATTAGATTTAACTAAACAAAGGGACATTACCATAAATACGATATTTTAG
- the tadA gene encoding tRNA adenosine(34) deaminase TadA: MTSFEKDNKYMRMAIAEARKAEKLGEVPIGAIIVHKDQVIARAHNLRESTQNATTHAELSAIQDACEVLSSWRLEETTLYVTLEPCPMCAGAIIQSRIPRVVYGARDPKGGCVHSLYELLNDARFNHEAEVTEGVLADECGQMLTDFFRAIRERKKQQKKIVPDVE; this comes from the coding sequence ATGACATCATTTGAAAAAGACAATAAATATATGCGAATGGCGATTGCAGAAGCTCGTAAAGCGGAAAAATTAGGTGAAGTGCCGATTGGTGCAATTATTGTTCATAAAGATCAAGTCATTGCACGTGCGCATAACTTACGCGAATCAACGCAAAATGCAACAACGCATGCTGAACTCTCTGCTATCCAAGATGCTTGTGAAGTCTTGAGTAGTTGGCGACTAGAAGAAACAACATTATACGTCACACTTGAACCTTGTCCTATGTGTGCCGGTGCAATTATACAATCTCGTATTCCCCGAGTCGTTTACGGCGCACGCGACCCGAAAGGCGGCTGTGTACATTCTCTTTATGAATTACTCAATGATGCACGGTTTAATCATGAAGCCGAAGTAACTGAAGGTGTTTTGGCGGATGAATGTGGTCAAATGCTAACAGACTTTTTCAGAGCGATTCGGGAACGCAAAAAACAACAAAAGAAAATCGTGCCAGACGTTGAATAA
- a CDS encoding PLP-dependent aminotransferase family protein translates to MDMLLIELSKETPIPLYEQIYNQIRQDIIHGKLQVGMKLPSKRKLGEFLNVSQTTIEQAYGQLSAEGFILSRPRKGFFVQAIDELAYVQPKKEASKPVPIKKETIDIDFSPGHIDTTNFPFTQWRKFAKETIDESSNHLLLLGDPHGDIELRQEIAQYLYHSRGVDCTPEQIIIGSGTEQLMPLVIRILGEDASFAIEDPGYPLTHHVFSHNNRQAIPIPVDNEGMDVDALQQVDASIAYVTPSHQFPTGTVLSAARRIALLNWASMEEHRFIIEDDYDSEFRYTGRPIPALYGMDNGENVIYISTFSKSLMPSLRIAYMVLPKVLLRRYQDAFIHYVSTVPRLDQHILARFMRDGQFSRHLNRMRTIYKRKLQTLIDTLTPYAPVVTYYGEETGMHITITVQTNDNEECLAEKALSAGIRIYGLNTYRTKKETGTPSFLIGFGGLTDEEIITGIQKLMAAWGISKEPDS, encoded by the coding sequence ATTGATATGCTGTTAATCGAGCTAAGTAAAGAAACACCTATCCCGTTGTATGAGCAAATTTATAACCAAATTCGACAAGATATTATTCACGGTAAATTACAAGTTGGAATGAAACTACCTTCCAAACGGAAATTAGGAGAGTTTTTAAACGTCAGCCAGACGACAATTGAACAAGCGTATGGACAGCTAAGCGCTGAAGGTTTTATTTTATCACGCCCAAGAAAAGGATTTTTCGTTCAAGCAATTGATGAACTTGCTTATGTACAACCGAAGAAAGAAGCTTCCAAACCTGTTCCAATAAAAAAAGAAACCATTGATATTGATTTTTCACCCGGTCATATAGACACGACAAATTTTCCTTTTACACAGTGGAGGAAGTTTGCAAAAGAAACCATCGATGAATCATCCAATCATCTTTTACTGCTTGGCGATCCACATGGCGATATTGAATTACGTCAAGAAATTGCCCAGTATTTATACCACTCGCGTGGGGTCGATTGTACACCTGAGCAAATTATTATCGGTTCTGGTACAGAGCAGCTTATGCCACTCGTCATTCGTATTTTAGGAGAAGATGCATCCTTTGCAATTGAAGACCCTGGGTACCCATTAACGCATCATGTCTTTTCCCATAATAATCGGCAAGCTATCCCAATCCCTGTAGATAACGAAGGGATGGATGTAGATGCACTCCAACAAGTCGATGCATCTATAGCCTATGTAACACCATCACACCAGTTTCCAACCGGTACAGTACTCTCAGCAGCACGTAGAATTGCACTTTTAAACTGGGCTTCAATGGAAGAGCATCGTTTTATTATTGAAGACGATTATGACAGTGAATTTCGTTATACAGGCCGCCCCATCCCTGCATTGTATGGCATGGATAACGGGGAAAATGTTATATACATCAGTACGTTCTCTAAATCCCTAATGCCTTCTTTACGGATAGCTTATATGGTGTTGCCAAAAGTTTTGCTAAGAAGATACCAAGATGCTTTTATTCATTATGTTTCTACTGTCCCACGTTTAGATCAGCATATTTTAGCGCGTTTTATGAGGGATGGACAATTTTCAAGACATTTAAATCGGATGCGGACAATATACAAACGAAAGCTACAAACATTAATAGATACTTTGACTCCCTATGCACCGGTTGTAACTTATTACGGTGAAGAAACGGGTATGCATATTACGATTACCGTGCAAACAAATGATAACGAAGAGTGCTTAGCGGAGAAAGCTCTTTCAGCCGGCATACGTATTTATGGTTTAAACACGTATCGAACTAAAAAAGAGACCGGTACACCTTCTTTTCTGATTGGTTTTGGAGGACTAACTGACGAAGAAATTATTACCGGTATTCAAAAACTAATGGCTGCTTGGGGTATCTCTAAAGAGCCAGACTCATAA
- the serS gene encoding serine--tRNA ligase translates to MLDIKKLRTNFDEVKEKLARLGEDLTDLDQFGELDEKRRELIVKTEQLKAERNEVSQQIAQMKRNKENADEAILRMREVGEEIKVLETALHEVEEKLNYILMRIPNTPHDSVPQGDSDDENIEIRTWGDKTSFTFEPKPHWDLGTDLNILDFERAAKVAGSRFVFYRGLGARLERALISFMLDLHVDEHGYEELLPPQLVNRTSLTGTGQLPKFAEDLFHVEEEDYFLIPTSEVPVTNFHSDEIVDGSKLPITFTAYSANFRSEAGSAGRDTRGLIRQHQFNKVELVRLVKPEDSYEELEKLTGHAEKVLQLLELPYRVVKLCTGDLGFSSAKTYDLEVWMPTQNVYREISSCSNFEDFQARRAHIRYRKETGAKPEFVHTLNGSGVAVGRTVAAILENYQQEDGSVIIPKALRPYMGGKEVIK, encoded by the coding sequence ATGTTAGATATTAAAAAACTACGCACAAATTTCGATGAAGTAAAAGAAAAGTTAGCAAGGTTAGGTGAAGACTTAACGGATCTTGATCAGTTTGGGGAACTTGATGAGAAAAGAAGAGAATTAATCGTTAAAACAGAGCAATTGAAGGCAGAACGTAATGAAGTATCGCAACAAATTGCGCAGATGAAACGCAACAAAGAAAATGCGGATGAAGCAATTTTACGTATGCGTGAAGTTGGGGAAGAGATAAAGGTTCTGGAAACAGCGCTACATGAAGTTGAAGAGAAACTGAATTATATTCTAATGCGTATTCCAAATACACCGCATGACAGTGTACCACAAGGGGATAGTGATGATGAAAATATAGAAATCCGTACGTGGGGCGATAAAACATCATTTACATTTGAACCGAAGCCACATTGGGATTTAGGAACGGATTTAAATATTTTAGATTTTGAAAGAGCAGCAAAAGTTGCTGGAAGCCGCTTTGTATTCTATCGTGGATTAGGGGCTCGTTTAGAAAGAGCGCTCATTAGCTTCATGTTAGACTTGCATGTTGATGAACATGGATATGAAGAGTTACTTCCACCGCAACTTGTCAATCGTACGAGCTTAACGGGGACGGGACAGTTACCAAAGTTTGCAGAAGACTTATTCCATGTTGAAGAAGAGGACTATTTCTTAATTCCAACTTCAGAAGTCCCAGTGACTAACTTCCATAGTGATGAAATTGTAGACGGCAGTAAGTTGCCAATTACATTTACTGCATATAGTGCAAACTTCCGTTCAGAAGCGGGCTCTGCAGGAAGAGATACGCGCGGGTTAATTCGTCAGCATCAGTTCAATAAAGTGGAACTTGTGCGTCTTGTGAAACCAGAAGATTCTTATGAAGAATTAGAAAAGCTAACAGGCCATGCGGAGAAAGTATTACAACTATTAGAGTTGCCTTACCGCGTTGTAAAACTTTGCACAGGAGATCTAGGTTTTTCATCCGCAAAAACGTACGACTTAGAAGTATGGATGCCAACGCAAAATGTGTACCGTGAAATTTCTTCATGTTCTAACTTTGAAGATTTCCAAGCGCGCCGTGCACATATCCGTTACCGTAAAGAGACTGGAGCAAAGCCTGAGTTCGTGCATACGTTAAACGGAAGTGGTGTAGCGGTAGGACGTACAGTAGCGGCTATTTTAGAAAACTATCAGCAGGAAGATGGTTCTGTTATTATTCCGAAAGCACTCCGTCCATATATGGGTGGAAAAGAAGTTATTAAGTAA
- a CDS encoding serine hydrolase, producing the protein MKQRMRNLLVLLIVPFMLISTVGITPAAANDRLGIHVDGAILIDADTGKILYEENADTPLGIASMTKMMTEYLLFEAIAEGKITWEQEYKVNDYTYAISQDSRLSNVPLRADGTYTIEELYEALAIYSANAATIAIAETIAGTETEFLKLMNAKAEELGLEDYKFVNSTGLNNGHLQGMHPGGTGEKDENVMPAKSVAKLAYHLIHDYPEVLETTKINTKWFREGTDDATKMDNWNFMLPGFVYEYEGVDGLKTGTTDFAGHSFTGTAKRNGKRLIAVVMKAVDAQGEGSYKARFDATRALFDYGFGQFSEVELVPAGYEFEEQKTIGVNKGKNDSVKIAVKDPVTMMVKTSEKDLYKPEFVIDESKLIDGKLEAPVKKGTVVGHVNMVRTEGTDYGFIDSSQYAGEVVTTENIEKAGWFKLSMRATGSFFVSIWDSTTDFVKGLF; encoded by the coding sequence TTGAAACAGAGAATGAGAAATTTGTTAGTGTTGTTGATCGTCCCATTTATGCTAATATCGACAGTTGGCATTACTCCAGCTGCCGCTAATGATAGATTAGGCATCCATGTTGATGGTGCTATTTTAATTGACGCAGACACAGGTAAAATATTATATGAAGAAAATGCTGATACACCATTGGGCATTGCAAGTATGACAAAAATGATGACCGAGTATTTATTATTTGAAGCAATTGCTGAAGGAAAGATTACTTGGGAGCAAGAATATAAAGTAAATGATTATACATATGCTATTTCACAAGATAGTCGTTTAAGTAACGTACCCCTTCGCGCAGATGGTACATATACAATTGAAGAGTTATACGAAGCGCTTGCAATTTATTCGGCAAATGCTGCAACTATTGCAATTGCCGAAACGATTGCGGGTACGGAAACAGAGTTTTTGAAATTAATGAATGCGAAAGCTGAAGAATTAGGGTTAGAAGATTATAAATTTGTTAATTCAACTGGATTAAACAATGGTCATTTGCAAGGAATGCATCCAGGAGGCACTGGTGAGAAAGATGAAAACGTCATGCCAGCGAAATCGGTTGCAAAACTAGCCTATCATTTAATCCATGATTATCCAGAAGTATTAGAAACAACAAAAATCAATACGAAATGGTTCCGTGAAGGGACTGATGATGCCACTAAAATGGATAACTGGAATTTCATGCTGCCTGGCTTTGTGTATGAATATGAAGGGGTAGATGGATTAAAAACAGGTACGACGGATTTTGCAGGGCACAGTTTCACAGGTACAGCAAAGCGTAACGGCAAACGATTAATTGCTGTTGTAATGAAAGCAGTCGATGCACAAGGCGAAGGTTCTTACAAGGCTCGATTTGATGCAACTCGTGCATTGTTTGACTATGGATTTGGTCAGTTCTCTGAAGTTGAACTCGTGCCAGCGGGTTATGAATTTGAAGAACAAAAAACAATTGGTGTCAATAAAGGAAAAAATGATTCTGTCAAAATAGCCGTGAAAGATCCAGTTACAATGATGGTGAAAACGAGTGAAAAAGATTTGTATAAGCCTGAATTTGTAATAGATGAATCGAAATTGATAGACGGTAAACTTGAAGCTCCTGTGAAAAAGGGAACAGTTGTCGGTCATGTCAACATGGTACGAACGGAAGGCACGGATTATGGTTTTATTGATAGTAGCCAGTATGCCGGTGAAGTTGTCACTACAGAAAATATAGAAAAAGCCGGTTGGTTTAAATTAAGTATGCGCGCAACAGGTTCATTTTTTGTCAGTATTTGGGATAGTACAACTGATTTTGTAAAAGGATTATTTTAA